AAAGAATGGTACTAAGCAGTATGTATATCACATTATGTATAGTAAGCATCTATTCTAGCTACAagttttttataaaaaagagaGCTGATGAATCGGTTGAATTGAATGTTGGGGGGAAGGAATGCCGGCTGCCGTGGGCGGCAATTCAAGTCAGTGAGCTAGTCAGAGTGGCAGGACCGCACTCCGGGATTCCCCCCTGCTGTGgctgaaggagaagaaggaccgCCGCAGCCTCCTCGACGAACTGTCGGCGGCGGTGTCCCCTTTGCCGGCGGCTTCTCCTTGGGAGGCCGAaccctgctgcagcagcaggatCCTCTGCAGAGCGAGGTAGAAGCGCCTGTCGGTGGACGAGTCCATGGACAGCGACCGCCGCACCGGCAGCAAGTTATTGGTGCTGCTGGGTGTTTCCTCTGCCTCGGGGCAAGTTGTGGTAGCAATATCTATGACGATGCCGTCGGCAGGCTGAAGCTCAACGACGGCGGCCCTGCAGAGCGGGCAGTTGGCGGTGGCCTGGAGCCAGGCGTCGATGCAGTCGATGTGGAAGGCGTGGAGGCACGGCGGCA
The genomic region above belongs to Setaria italica strain Yugu1 chromosome VI, Setaria_italica_v2.0, whole genome shotgun sequence and contains:
- the LOC101760209 gene encoding RING-H2 finger protein ATL1, yielding MESSSVPGSSFVILSVSIVGILSTALLLLAYYLFLTRCGLLFWRADQSISVAVSVTQEPPRRSGGLEEVAIRRIPTFRYGGQQLLPVAKAGTAATECAVCLADFRDGERLRLLPPCLHAFHIDCIDAWLQATANCPLCRAAVVELQPADGIVIDIATTTCPEAEETPSSTNNLLPVRRSLSMDSSTDRRFYLALQRILLLQQGSASQGEAAGKGDTAADSSSRRLRRSFFSFSHSRGESRSAVLPL